The Colletotrichum destructivum chromosome 8, complete sequence genome includes the window ACACATGTACCGGATTCAGCCTAGCTAAGCCACCAGCCACTTGCCGCCCTtaccctcgccgccgcatccGATGCCGCCTCAGACTCGTCGATGTGATAGTTAGTGCATACCTTAAGCAGGCAATTTCATGGTTGTTTTTGATGGTAGTAGTGCTGTTTCTCAAGCTTTAGGATACCGAGATCTTTTCATTAGTAGAAAACAAAAATTTGAACGCTGATAATCCTACTTACTTTTCATCGCATTCTACTCCGTTCTTATTAAAGGCATTGCATGGCGTCAAGATCGCGATGATGTAGCGCCCCTCTAAGCCGGACCTGCGTCGACCCTGTCTGGAGCAGCCCCATATCTCGCTGCCGAATCAAACAACACTGTTGACCGGATCATCTATGCAGCCGATCCTTGCCTTCACCCGACAGCTTTCTCTCATTGGTCAACAATCTTCCATCAGCCTCTTCCCCCTGTCCGGCCCTCCGCAATTCCATTGGCCAGCCATTTTCCATCCACGCAGCCTTGGGAAATCTGGGGCCGAGCCGATCAGAGCTCCCACGCGCCGCGGCAGCCTTCGCACCTTTTCCCATCCTTCCATTTCCGCCCACCACCAATTTTCCCTAAACCCATCTACACCATAGCCGACATCAACGACGACGCACACCATCGCGACCCGAACACCGACCGACGCCATGTCACCACTCGGATCGGTGGCCTTGGCCAATGGCTCCGCGACGCCAAAGAAAGTCGCCTATTTCTACGACTCTGACATTGGCAACTATGCCTACGTTACGGGCCACCCCATGAAGCCGCACCGCATACGCCTCGCACACAGCTTGATTATGCATTACGACCTGTTTAAGAACATGGAGATCTATGTACGTCGTGTACCAGAGGACGCACCACCACGCAGTGCCCACTAACCTGCCATCTGCAGCGCGCCAAACCGGCCACTAGGGGAGAGATGACCCAGTTCCACACAGACGAGTACATCGACTTCCTTCAGAAGGTCACCCCCGACAACATGGACGCCTACCAGAAAGAGCAGGGCAAATACAATGTCGGAGACGACTGCCCCGTCTTTGACGGCCTCTTCGAGTTCTGCGGCATCAGCGCTGGTGGCAGCATGGaaggcgccgcccgcctcaaCCGCCAAAAGTGCGACATCGCTGTCAACTGGGCCGGTGGCCTTCACCACGCGAAGAAGAGCGAAGCCAGTGGTTTCTGTTACGTCAACGGTAAACCCAATACTCCTTCTTTCATatgtcccctcccccgtctgACCAGTCTCTAGACATTGTTCTCGGTATCCTCGAACTGCTCCGTTTCAAGAAGCGCGTCCTCTACATCGACATTGACGTCCACCACGGTGATGGCGTCGAAGAGGCCTTTTACACGACCGACCGAGTCATGACTGTGTCGTTCCACAAGTACGGAGAGTACTTCCCCGGCACTGGAGAACTGCGCGACATTGGTATCGGCACCGGCAAGCACTACGCCGTCAACTTCCCTCTCCGAGACGGTATCGACGACACATCGTACAAGTCCATTTTCGAACCAGTCATTGAGCATGTCATGAAGTTCTACCAACCCGAGGCTGTGGTTTTGCAATGTGGTGGCGACAGCCTGTCTGGTGACCGACTGGGCTGCTTCAACCTTAGCATGGAAGGCCACGCCAACTGTGTTGCCTACGTGAAGAGCTTCGGGTTGCCGACATTGGTTCTTGGCGGTGGTGGATACACCATGCGCAACGTCGCCCGAACTTGGGCATTCGAGACTGGTGTTCTTGTCGGCAAGCATCTGCCCAAGACGCTGCCATACAACGAATACTACGAAGTAGGTTGCTTCCCCTCTCTGTGTCTCAGTGCACAAGGCTGACTTTCCACCAGTACTACGCCCCTGATTTCGAACTGAACGTCCGCCCTTCGAACATGGAGAACTCTAACAGCTACGAATATCTGGAGAAgatcaaggccgccgtcatcgacaacCTCAGACACACTCAACCTGCCCCCTCGGTCCAGATGCAGGACGTGCCCCGCCAACCCTTTGGTGGCATGaccgacgaagaggaggccgagctgaacgacatggacgaggacgagcaaCCCGACGAGCGCATGACACAACGCCGCTGGGAGCAGCGCACCCGTAACGAAGCCGAGTTCgaggacagcgacgacgaagataTGGACGAGGCCAATGGCATGACGCGCCCACGGAACGCCAAGAAACGCACGTTCGGCGACTTTCGGCAAGCCGAGGGGGAGGTTGACAGCGGAGCGCCTTCGCCAgtcaacggcgccgccgaaggcgaagaagcccCCAATGCTGAGCCGATCGTTGACGCCGACATCACCCTCGAGAACCCCGTCGAGACCGAGGACGCGCCACAGGAGGCGGCCCCCGAAAACGACGCCACCCCCGAGGTACCGAATGAAGACGCCGTAGACGAGGACGGTGATGTCGGCATGggtgatggcgccgatgCTGAAGAAGCCCCAACCACAATCAAGAAAGAGGAAGTCGAGGCGGAGCCCACCAAGGTTGCCGAGAAGGATGAAAAGGAAGACAAGCCCGCATCCCGCAAGCCATCAGCTCAGCCCTCTGCAGAGCCTGCCGTCGCTGAGACTACAGAGACTGCCGAGACCGCCGAaaccgccgaggccgctgAGGCCGTCAAGACCGCCGAAACCGCAGAGACCGCCGAGCCTGCTCAGGAAGCTGTtaaggaggccgaggtggaaCCAGTCAAGGAACCGAAATCGACCGAGCCTGAGGAGTCCAAGGCTGAGGCCGTACCCGTAGAGCCATCGACTGAAGCCAAGGAGCCTACTCCGGAAAAGGAGAAGCAGACAAGCGAGAAGCCTGAGGAAAAGGCGCCTGAACCTGAAGAAGACAAGATGGATGTCGATGAGAAGCCAGCAGATGAGGACGCTAAGAAGGAATAGTTGTCCTCGCCATCTAGCTGCAGTTTGCACACTATGGACATACAATGATGAGATGTTGGGGTCATTCAGGCATGCACTACGGGGGATGTGCCAAGCATATGGCGTTTGGGGAAGGGTGGCTTTTAAGGGAACTTTTCTTTTGACACGAAAGCTTCAGGACCTGCTGATTTTGCTTGTTTTCTTTGATTTCCTTTATAGTGATACTCTCATACTCTCTTTGCGCAACGCTCACCAGGGGAGAAATCCATTGCCGGTTGTAACATAGATAGCCAAAGCGTAGTGGCGTTAGTTTCAAGCAGCAACAGTAGTAGCAATTTCCTACTTAATGCTTGTTCCGTTGTCTACCCAGCTAATTCACAACAGTGTCCAACTTATATGTCAACCAAGGTACTGAGCTCACACTGACGGAACACTCAAAGATTTTGTTAACTAATGACATTTCTGCCTTGAACTTTGTA containing:
- a CDS encoding Putative histone deacetylase family, Ureohydrolase domain superfamily; protein product: MSPLGSVALANGSATPKKVAYFYDSDIGNYAYVTGHPMKPHRIRLAHSLIMHYDLFKNMEIYRAKPATRGEMTQFHTDEYIDFLQKVTPDNMDAYQKEQGKYNVGDDCPVFDGLFEFCGISAGGSMEGAARLNRQKCDIAVNWAGGLHHAKKSEASGFCYVNDIVLGILELLRFKKRVLYIDIDVHHGDGVEEAFYTTDRVMTVSFHKYGEYFPGTGELRDIGIGTGKHYAVNFPLRDGIDDTSYKSIFEPVIEHVMKFYQPEAVVLQCGGDSLSGDRLGCFNLSMEGHANCVAYVKSFGLPTLVLGGGGYTMRNVARTWAFETGVLVGKHLPKTLPYNEYYEYYAPDFELNVRPSNMENSNSYEYLEKIKAAVIDNLRHTQPAPSVQMQDVPRQPFGGMTDEEEAELNDMDEDEQPDERMTQRRWEQRTRNEAEFEDSDDEDMDEANGMTRPRNAKKRTFGDFRQAEGEVDSGAPSPVNGAAEGEEAPNAEPIVDADITLENPVETEDAPQEAAPENDATPEVPNEDAVDEDGDVGMGDGADAEEAPTTIKKEEVEAEPTKVAEKDEKEDKPASRKPSAQPSAEPAVAETTETAETAETAEAAEAVKTAETAETAEPAQEAVKEAEVEPVKEPKSTEPEESKAEAVPVEPSTEAKEPTPEKEKQTSEKPEEKAPEPEEDKMDVDEKPADEDAKKE